In Solanum stenotomum isolate F172 chromosome 6, ASM1918654v1, whole genome shotgun sequence, one DNA window encodes the following:
- the LOC125867016 gene encoding protein NRT1/ PTR FAMILY 1.2-like produces MKLKMGTEAQDEVNTRKGGLRTMPFIILNESFERIASYGSQTNLIIYLMTYYNMSAATGTSILGIWGAFSSGLAIVGAIIADSYWGRFNAVVYGTIFTFIGVVILWLTSMIPQLTTLACSHFQHVCNGPTAFQLAVLFTSFAFTSIGAGFVRPCSIMFGADQLEQKGNPENKKIVESYFNWYYASTGVATMIAVTVIIYIQDRFGWQIGFGIPVILMVLSVSTFLIGSPLYIKVKTDKENNLLLGLFQAGVAAFRKRKTRLPLTGCDDYYHLPYETEVLMPSKDFRFLNRACMIEDPERDLNPDGSTSNPWNLSSVERVESLKALIRILPMWSAGFMMFVDMNVFAFSVLQTKTMDRHIFPHFEVPAASFSVFLIIALTIWITFYDRVFVPLLSKYTGRPRGLSPVTRMGIGLAVSCMSMALSAITESIRRKRAIAEGHEDDPHALVNMSAMWFVPQYALLGVAEATHGVGQIEFFYTLLPKSMASIASAMYTVGTAVSSLIGSFLVSSEDWLTSRGGKTSWLASNINKGHLDYHFWILAFMSFLNLLYFLVVCRFYQTENDELPHVVDEEECDYRLLHES; encoded by the exons ATGAAACTGAAAATGGGCACAGAAGCACAAGATGAAGTGAACACAAGAAAGGGTGGTCTTAGAACCATGCCATTCATCATTT tGAATGAATCATTTGAAAGGATAGCAAGTTATGGTTCACAAACAAATTTGATAATTTACTTGATGACATATTATAACATGAGTGCTGCTACTGGTACTAGTATTCTTGGAATATGGGGTGCATTTTCAAGTGGATTGGCTATTGTTGGGGCAATTATTGCTGATTCTTATTGGGGGAGATTTAATGCTGTTGTCTATGGAACCATCTTCACTTTTATT GGAGTGGTTATTCTTTGGCTCACATCAATGATTCCACAACTCACGACTTTGGCCTGTTCTCATTTTCAACATGTTTGTAATGGACCAACAGCATTCCAACTTGCTGTTCTGTTTACATCTTTTGCGTTTACGTCAATTGGAGCTGGTTTTGTTAGACCTTGTTCTATAATGTTTGGTGCTGATCAATTGGAACAAAAAGGGAACCCTGAGAACAAGAAGATTGTTGAGAGCTATTTCAATTGGTACTATGCTAGCACAGGGGTTGCAACTATGATTGCAGTTACTgtaattatttatattcaagATCGTTTTGGTTGGCAAATTGGCTTTGGTATCCCTGTTATACTCATGGTTTTGTCTGTCTCAACGTTCCTAATCGGTTCTCCTCTTTATATCAAAGTGAAAACTGATAAAGAGAACAACTTGCTATTAGGATTGTTCCAAGCAGGTGTAGCAgcttttagaaaaagaaaaacgcGTCTTCCATTGACTGGTTGTGATGACTACTATCATTTGCCATATGAAACAGAGGTCTTAATGCCATCAAAGGACTTCAG GTTCTTAAATAGAGCTTGTATGATTGAAGATCCTGAAAGAGATTTGAATCCtgatggatcaacttcaaatccATGGAATCTCTCTAGTGTGGAACGAGTTGAATCACTCAAGGCTCTTATTAGAATACTTCCTATGTGGTCTGCTGGTTTTATGATGTTTGTGGACATGAATGTATTCGCATTTTCTGTACTTCAAACAAAGACCATGGATAGACATATCTTCCCGCACTTTGAAGTACCAGCAGCATCATTCAGTGTGTTCCTGATTATTGCTTTAACAATCTGGATTACTTTCTACGACCGTGTTTTTGTCCCTTTGCTATCAAAATATACTGGACGGCCAAGAGGGCTAAGTCCTGTTACCCGAATGGGAATTGGCTTAGCAGTCTCTTGTATGTCTATGGCGTTGTCAGCAATAACAGAAAGTATAAGACGAAAAAGGGCAATAGCGGAAGGGCATGAGGACGACCCACATGCTTTAGTAAACATGTCTGCTATGTGGTTCGTGCCACAGTATGCACTACTCGGAGTAGCTGAGGCTACACATGGAGTTGGGCAGATTGAGTTCTTCTACACTCTATTACCGAAAAGCATGGCCAGCATTGCGTCAGCTATGTACACTGTTGGGACTGCTGTGTCGAGTTTGATTGGAAGTTTTCTGGTGAGTAGTGAGGATTGGCTTACATCAAGGGGAGGTAAAACGAGCTGGCTTGCTAGCAACATTAATAAGGGTCACCTGGATTACCATTTCTGGATACTTGCTTTTATGAGTTTTCTCAACTTGTTATATTTTCTAGTCGTTTGCCGGTTTTATCAAACTGAGAATGATGAGTTACCTCATGTGGTCGATGAGGAAGAATGTGATTATAGACTCTTACATGAATCTTGA
- the LOC125867015 gene encoding protein NRT1/ PTR FAMILY 1.2-like: protein MDTETQLVEENPRKGGLRTMPFIIVNESFERVASYGLQANLIIYLMKYYNMTAAAGTSILGIWTALSNGLAIVGAIISDSYCGRFKAVVIGSISTLIGMIILWLTAMIPQLKSLPCPHFQHVCNGTTAFQLAVLFSSFGFMSVGAGFIRPCSIIFGVDQLEKKGKPENKRLVDSYFNWYYASIGVSTILAVTTVVYIQERYGWKVGLGIPVILMFLSVSMFLIGSPWYIKVKAKESLLIGLFQAVVAAFRKRNTRLPLTDCDDYYRWPLESEVLTPSNDFRCLNRACMIEDPERDLNPDGSASNPWNLSSLEQVESLKAIVRVLPMWSTGFMIYVTMNQFSFSVLQAKTMDRHVIPQFELPAASFSVFLIIALTIWITFYDRVLVPLLSKYTGRPRGLSPVTRMGIGLLVSCMSMALSAITESIRQQKAIEEGHEDDPHALVNMSAMWVVPQYLLLGVAEAAHAVGQIEFFYSLFPKSMSSIASAMYTIGTAVSSLVGSILVSGVDWLTSTGGKTSWLSSNINKGHLDYYFWLLAFLSLLNFFYFVMVCRLYETGNDGSSRLSHVAEDKECDYRLLHES, encoded by the exons ATGGACACAGAAACACAATTAGTTGAAGAAAATCCAAGAAAAGGTGGTCTTAGGACCATGCCTTTCATCATTG TGAATGAATCATTTGAAAGAGTAGCAAGCTATGGTTTACAAGCAAATTTGATAATCTACTTGATGAAATATTATAACATGACTGCTGCTGCTGGTACTAGTATTCTTGGAATATGGACTGCACTCTCAAATGGGTTAGCCATTGTTGGGGCCATTATTTCTGATTCTTACTGTGGTCGCTTTAAGGCTGTTGTTATTGGATCCATTTCCACCCTTATT GGAATGATTATTCTATGGCTCACAGCAATGATTCCACAACTCAAGTCTTTACCCTGCCCTCATTTCCAACATGTTTGTAATGGAACAACAGCATTCCAGCTTGCTGTTCTATTTTCATCTTTCGGGTTTATGTCTGTTGGAGCTGGTTTTATTAGACCTTGTTCTATAATATTTGGTGTCGatcaattagaaaaaaaagggaaaccCGAGAACAAGAGGCTTGTTGATAGCTATTTCAACTGGTACTATGCTAGCATAGGGGTTTCAACTATTCTTGCAGTTACCACTGTCGTTTATATCCAAGAGCGTTATGGTTGGAAAGTTGGCCTTGGCATCCCTGTTATCCTCATGTTTTTGTCTGTCTCAATGTTCCTTATTGGTTCTCCTTGGTATATCAAAGTGAAAGCTAAAGAAAGCTTGCTCATAGGGTTGTTTCAAGCAGTTGTAGCAGCTTTTAGGAAAAGAAATACTCGTCTTCCATTGACTGATTGTGATGACTACTATCGTTGGCCACTTGAATCAGAGGTCTTGACGCCATCAAATGACTTCAG GTGCTTAAATAGAGCTTGCATGATTGAAGATCCTGAAAGAGATTTGAATCCTGATGGATCAGCTTCAAATCCATGGAATCTCTCTAGTTTGGAACAAGTTGAATCATTGAAGGCTATTGTTAGAGTACTTCCTATGTGGTCCACTGGTTTTATGATCTATGTGACCATGAATCAATTCTCATTTTCTGTACTTCAAGCAAAGACCATGGATAGACATGTGATCCCTCAATTCGAATTACCAGCAGCATCATTCAGTGTGTTCTTGATTATTGCTTTAACAATCTGGATAACTTTCTATGACCGTGTTTTGGTCCCTTTGCTATCAAAATATACTGGACGGCCAAGAGGGCTAAGTCCTGTTACCCGAATGGGAATTGGCTTATTAGTCTCGTGTATGTCTATGGCATTGTCTGCAATAACAGAAAGCATAAGACAACAAAAGGCAATTGAGGAAGGGCATGAGGACGATCCACATGCTTTAGTGAACATGTCTGCTATGTGGGTCGTGCCACAATATTTACTACTCGGAGTGGCTGAGGCTGCCCATGCAGTTGGACAGATTGAGTTCTTCTACTCTCTATTTCCCAAAAGCATGTCCAGCATCGCGTCAGCTATGTACACTATTGGGACTGCTGTGTCGAGTTTGGTTGGAAGTATTCTGGTGAGTGGCGTGGATTGGCTTACATCAACGGGAGGTAAAACAAGCTGGCTTTCTAGCAACATTAACAAGGGTCACCTGGATTACTATTTCTGGCTACTTGCTTTTTTGAGTTTGCTCaactttttctattttgtgatgGTCTGCCGGTTATATGAAACTGGCAATGATGGTAGCAGTAGGTTATCTCATGTGGCAGAAGATAAAGAATGTGATTATAGACTCTTACATGAATCTTGA
- the LOC125867052 gene encoding protein NRT1/ PTR FAMILY 1.2-like: MGIETQVEEKPRKGGLRTMPFIIVNEAFERVASYGLQFNMLIYLMTYYNMSAATGTTILGLWGALSSGLALVGAIIADSYWGRFRAVAFGSISTLIGMIILWLTAMIPQLKNLPCSHFQHVCNGPTLLQLAVLFSSFGFMSVGAGFVRPCSIIFGADQLENRKNKRILESYFNWYYASTGISTILAVTLIVYIQDSYGWKVGFGVPAILMFLSVLMFQIGSPLYIKVKAKTKQNLVIGLFQTVVAAFRKRNTRRLSLTDCDEYYRWPLESEVFTPSKDLRFLNRACIIEDPERDLNYDGSTSNPWNLCSVERVESLKAIIRVLPMWSTGFIIFVDMNVFAFSLLQTKTMDRHIFLDHFEIPAASFSVFLIIALTIWIAFYDRVLVPLLSKYTGQPRGLSPVTRMGIGLIASCMSIALSAITESIRRQRAIEEGHEDDPNALVSMSAMWFVPQYALLGVAEAAHAVGQIEFLYALLPKSMSSIASAMYTVGTAVSSLIGSILVSGVDWLSSTGGKTSWLSSNINRGHLDYYFWLLTFLNLLNFLYFLVICWLYEPGNNGSSRSPHVAEDKECDYRLLPES; encoded by the exons ATGGGCATAGAAACTCAAGTTGAAGAGAAGCCAAGAAAGGGTGGTCTTAGAACTATGCCTTTCATCAttg TGAATGAAGCATTTGAAAGGGTAGCAAGTTATGGTTTACAATTTAACATGCTAATATACTTGATGACATATTATAACATGAGTGCTGCTACTGGTACTACCATTCTTGGACTATGGGGTGCACTTTCAAGTGGATTGGCTCTTGTTGGGGCAATTATTGCTGATTCTTACTGGGGTCGATTTAGAGCTGTTGCCTTTGGATCCATCTCCACTCTTATT GGAATGATCATTCTATGGCTCACAGCAATGATTCCACAACTCAAGAATTTACCCTGCTCTCATTTCCAACATGTTTGTAATGGACCAACACTACTACAACTTGCTGTTCTGTTTTCATCTTTTGGATTTATGTCCGTCGGAGCTGGTTTTGTTAGACCTTGTTCTATAATATTTGGTGCTGATCAATTGGAAAATCGAAAGAACAAGAGGATTCTTGAAAGCTATTTCAATTGGTACTATGCTAGCACAGGGATTTCAACTATTCTTGCAGTTACCCTTATTGTTTATATTCAAGATAGTTATGGTTGGAAAGTTGGCTTTGGTGTCCCTGCTATCCTCATGTTTTTGTCTGTCTTAATGTTCCAAATCGGCTCTCCTCTTTATATCAAAGTGAAAGCTAAAACTAAACAAAACTTGGTCATAGGATTGTTCCAAACAGTTGTAGCAGCTTTTAGGAAAAGAAATACCCGTCGTCTTTCATTGACTGATTGTGATGAATACTATCGTTGGCCACTTGAATCAGAGGTCTTCACTCCATCAAAGGACTTAAG GTTCTTAAATAGAGCTTGTATCATTGAAGATCCTGAAAGAGATTTGAATTAtgatggatcaacttcaaatccATGGAATCTTTGTAGTGTGGAACGAGTTGAATCACTCAAGGCTATTATTAGAGTACTTCCTATGTGGTCCACTGGTTTTATTATCTTTGTGGACATGAATGTATTCGCATTTTCCTTACTTCAAACAAAAACCATGGATAGACACATCTTCCTTGATCACTTTGAAATACCAGCAGCATCATTCAGTGTGTTCTTGATTATTGCTTTAACAATCTGGATTGCTTTCTACGACCGTGTTTTGGTCCCTTTGCTGTCAAAATATACTGGACAGCCTAGAGGGCTAAGTCCTGTCACCAGAATGGGGATTGGTTTAATAGCCTCCTGTATGTCTATAGCATTGTCAGCAATAACAGAAAGCATAAGACGACAAAGGGCAATAGAGGAAGGACATGAGGACGACCCAAATGCTTTAGTGAGCATGTCTGCTATGTGGTTCGTGCCACAGTATGCACTACTCGGAGTGGCTGAGGCTGCCCATGCAGTTGGACAGATTGAGTTCTTGTATGCTCTATTACCGAAAAGCATGTCCAGCATCGCGTCAGCTATGTACACTGTTGGGACTGCTGTGTCGAGTTTGATTGGAAGTATTCTGGTGAGTGGTGTGGATTGGCTTTCATCAACCGGAGGTAAAACAAGCTGGCTTTCGAGCAACATTAATAGGGGTCATCTGGATTATTATTTCTGGCTACTTACATTTTTGAACTTGCTAAACTTCTTATATTTTCTGGTCATCTGCTGGTTATATGAACCTGGCAATAATGGGAGCAGTAGGTCACCTCATGTGGCAGAAGATAAAGAATGTGATTATAGGCTCTTACCTGAATCTTGA